In the Streptomyces sp. NBC_00525 genome, one interval contains:
- a CDS encoding amino acid adenylation domain-containing protein: protein MNGFQLEDVLPLTPLQAGMYFHALYDSHAVDVYTAQFVFDLEGPVDVPTLRAAVAGLLRRHANLRVGFLHEDLDEPVQAVAAEVPVPLEELDLTGADEVPDRLTAFLAADRTRRFDLATPPLLRFTLVRTGPDRHRLVMTSHHILFDGWSLPLLVRELFELYATGGDDTALPRVTPYRAYLVWLSQQDRAAALDAWSTALAGIETPTLLADREGPDGGAELPETLVLDLDADTTSRLRETARAHGITLNTLVQGAWGLLLGHLTGRDDVVFGTTVSGRPPEIPGVESMVGLFINTVPVRLRPAPGETLAALLTRLQSEQGGLLGSQHVGLSDIRGVTGLDELFDTLVVFENYPMDAEALRTAQQGLPGLAVTGFSGTDAAHYPLTLTVAPGDTLRITFGYRAAVLDRQTVAETVSRTRQLLTAFAQDLDRRADTAPFLLDGEREQLVARGTGAALPAGTAALSIPEAVAERAARHPDAVAVTGAGEQLTYRQLTELADRLAAALTGLGTGAEDGVGILLARSAATVTASLAALRAGGAYVPLDPRWPTERLHRVTEVVPLRVLVVDDTTADLPWVRGLGPDTAVLTVDRAGRIQTGGPAAPGPLPAAPGGTRLAYVMFTSGSTGLPKGVGVSHADIAALAAHRGWDDGAADAVLLHSAYVFDASTFEIWTPLLRGGRVVVAPEGPLQPDVLRNMATRHGVTAVFLTTALFNVLAETDPGALGQLRLVAAGGEAAAPGVMQRVAADHPGTTVLHVYGPTETTTFATGHHISPGHAPDGAPPIGHPLDGMRAYVLDAALSPVPPGAEGELYLAGAGVARGYLGRAALTATRFTADPFAGGGARMYRTGDLVRQDADGTLRYVARADQQIKLRGHRIEPAEIETVLRDHPAVRAACVLVREDLPGDRTLTAYVVLAPGESPDPGLLAAHVGRHLPAYMVPAVIQPLDVLPLTPNGKIDRAALPAPTAPRTAAGRAPRSAMEEILAGLFADVLGLDRVGTDDSFFALGGHSLLATRLVGRIRTALHTETDIRTLFEHPTVAALATALEGAEGGTRPPLVPQPRPAELPLSYAQQRLWFLHRLDGPSATYNIPLAARIDGPLDADALCTAVADLIARHTALRTVFPEGENGPRQHITEPDDVLIPFAMESVEEAKLRDRVAAATAEAIDIEHSLPLRATLLRLAPDAHVLVLVVHHIAADGTSLAPLAHDLGLAYRARVRGEAPSWAPLPVDYADHTLWQRDLLGDEQDPDSLVCRQLSHWKHALAGLPEAVELPRDRPRPATSRHTGATLGFTVDRATTRRITELARACGSSAFMVLQAALATVLSRHGAGDDIPLGTAVAGRTDEAATGLVGFFVNTLVLRTDLSGDPTFRELLGRVREFDLAAYAHQDVPFERLVELLNPARAQSHHPLFQTMLVLQNQGPAALDLPGLTVTGVPAEAEVSKFDLSFAFTERHDGSGALDGMRATVDYATELFDEDTVRHLADRLVLLLDAVTADPDRPLHTYDLLSPAEHARLTDLGTGPAGDLPPTTVPALFEEWARRTPGAPAVRDARTTLTYAELDARADALARHLTDRGVGPEDRVAVALPRTHQLVVALLAVLKAGAAYLPLDPDYPAQRLSYMLDDARPRLLLTTPELHRGLPPHTVPHLYTDDLGPAAPAAAPARPRLDPAHPAYVIYTSGSTGRPKGVVVTHRGVRAMAGTQAERLNAGPGSRVLHMASVSFDAAFWELCMGLLTGACLEIDTRDALLPGPALAGLVRERGVTHLTIPPAALAVMPPDSLPTGLTMVLAGEACPPALVHTWARDRDLVNAYGPTETTVCATMSAPQHARGPLAPDRTVPIGAPVAGTRVHILDRWLEPVPPGVTGELYISGEGVARGYLGRAGLTASRFVADPFDRAGGRMYRTGDLVRRTPDGRLLYVSRVDDQVKLRGFRIELGEIEAALTAHPAVAAACVTVREDRPGDRRLVAYTVPAEGAAPGWAELRAHLAGSLPEHMIPAAHVRLDALPVTPNGKTDRRALPAPDHRATAPGRAPRTARERALCEVFAQTLGVPEVGVTDDFFALGGHSLLAVTLARRIGERCGRRPSLRALFATPTVEGVDRLLGSAPGEEEPEEAAAPDLAAEVRLAPDITAARRPTDPGADPARRPARPSARPLLTGASGFLGAFLLRDLIEAADGPVDCLVRAASPDSAAQRIRANLEHYGLWRPRYADLIHPVPGDLAAPGLGLAADERTALARRLGPVLHNGARVNFAAPYGDLRAPNVAGTEELLRLLADSGSPGLHYVSTTGVYAPSRGTDPEPLTESSPTGPAEELPDGYSRTKWVAEQLVGLARERGLPVTVHRPGRISGDTATGACQDRDLLWQLIKGCLQAGAVPDLAHGTTDWVPVDYVAAAIAALATADRVAEQAYHYTNPEAPSLDRVFEVAGRLGYALRPVSPEEWRACVAEHPDNAAQLFLGDDGQAGEDDADHRRFDSGRTERAAAAAGVCRPPLTDDVLTRYLTYFQVTGFLPAPGETGLS, encoded by the coding sequence GTGAACGGGTTCCAACTGGAGGACGTACTCCCGCTGACGCCGCTGCAGGCCGGGATGTACTTCCACGCCCTCTACGACTCGCACGCCGTGGACGTCTACACCGCGCAGTTCGTCTTCGACCTCGAAGGCCCCGTCGACGTCCCCACCCTGCGCGCCGCCGTCGCCGGCCTGCTGCGCCGCCACGCCAACCTGCGCGTCGGCTTCCTCCACGAGGACCTGGACGAACCCGTGCAGGCGGTCGCCGCCGAGGTCCCCGTACCCCTGGAGGAACTGGACCTGACCGGCGCCGACGAGGTACCCGACCGGCTCACCGCCTTCCTCGCCGCCGACCGCACCCGCCGCTTCGACCTGGCGACGCCGCCCCTGCTGCGGTTCACCCTCGTCCGCACCGGGCCGGACCGGCACCGCCTGGTCATGACCAGCCATCACATCCTGTTCGACGGCTGGTCGCTGCCGCTGCTCGTACGGGAACTGTTCGAGCTGTACGCCACCGGCGGCGACGACACCGCCCTGCCCCGCGTCACCCCGTACCGCGCCTACCTCGTCTGGCTCTCCCAGCAGGATCGTGCCGCCGCCCTCGACGCCTGGTCCACCGCCCTCGCCGGCATCGAGACCCCGACCCTCCTCGCGGACCGCGAAGGCCCGGACGGCGGAGCCGAACTGCCCGAGACGCTCGTCCTCGACCTGGACGCCGACACGACCAGCCGGCTGCGCGAGACGGCCCGCGCCCACGGCATCACCCTGAACACCCTGGTCCAGGGCGCCTGGGGCCTGCTGCTCGGCCACCTCACCGGCCGCGACGACGTCGTCTTCGGCACCACCGTCTCCGGACGACCGCCGGAGATCCCCGGCGTCGAATCCATGGTCGGCCTGTTCATCAACACCGTGCCCGTACGGCTGCGCCCCGCCCCCGGCGAGACCCTGGCCGCCCTCCTGACCCGGCTCCAGAGCGAACAGGGCGGGCTCCTCGGCAGCCAGCACGTCGGCCTCAGCGACATCCGGGGCGTCACCGGCCTCGACGAACTCTTCGACACCCTCGTCGTGTTCGAGAACTACCCGATGGACGCCGAAGCCCTGCGCACCGCCCAGCAGGGCCTGCCCGGCCTCGCCGTCACCGGATTCAGCGGCACCGACGCCGCCCACTACCCGCTCACCCTCACCGTCGCCCCCGGCGACACCCTGCGCATCACCTTCGGCTACCGGGCCGCCGTCCTCGACCGCCAGACCGTCGCCGAAACCGTCTCCCGGACACGGCAGCTCCTGACGGCCTTCGCCCAGGACCTCGACCGGCGCGCCGACACCGCGCCCTTCCTCCTCGACGGCGAACGTGAACAACTCGTCGCCCGCGGCACCGGCGCCGCCCTCCCCGCCGGCACGGCGGCCCTGAGCATCCCCGAAGCCGTCGCCGAGCGGGCCGCCCGCCACCCGGACGCCGTCGCCGTCACCGGGGCCGGCGAACAGCTGACGTACCGGCAGCTCACCGAACTCGCCGACCGGCTCGCCGCAGCCCTCACCGGCCTCGGCACCGGCGCCGAGGACGGCGTGGGCATCCTTCTCGCCCGCTCCGCCGCCACCGTCACCGCCTCCCTCGCCGCCCTGCGCGCCGGCGGCGCCTACGTACCCCTGGACCCGCGCTGGCCCACCGAACGGCTCCACCGGGTCACCGAGGTCGTCCCGCTGCGCGTCCTGGTCGTCGACGACACCACCGCCGACCTGCCCTGGGTCCGCGGACTCGGCCCCGACACGGCCGTCCTCACCGTGGACCGGGCCGGCCGCATCCAGACCGGAGGACCCGCCGCACCGGGCCCGCTGCCCGCCGCACCCGGCGGCACCCGGCTCGCGTACGTCATGTTCACCTCCGGCTCCACCGGACTGCCCAAGGGCGTCGGCGTCAGCCACGCCGACATCGCCGCCCTCGCCGCACACCGGGGCTGGGACGACGGCGCCGCCGACGCCGTCCTGCTGCACTCCGCGTACGTCTTCGACGCCTCCACCTTCGAGATCTGGACCCCGCTGCTGCGCGGCGGCCGAGTCGTCGTCGCCCCCGAGGGGCCGCTCCAGCCCGACGTCCTGCGGAACATGGCCACCCGGCACGGCGTCACCGCGGTGTTCCTCACCACGGCCCTGTTCAACGTCCTGGCCGAGACCGACCCCGGCGCCCTCGGACAGCTCCGGCTCGTCGCCGCCGGCGGCGAGGCCGCCGCCCCCGGCGTCATGCAGCGCGTCGCCGCCGACCACCCCGGCACCACCGTCCTGCACGTCTACGGACCCACCGAGACCACCACCTTCGCCACCGGCCACCACATCAGCCCCGGCCACGCCCCGGACGGCGCCCCGCCCATCGGGCACCCGCTGGACGGCATGCGCGCCTACGTCCTGGACGCGGCCCTGAGCCCCGTACCGCCCGGCGCCGAGGGCGAGCTGTACCTCGCCGGCGCCGGCGTCGCCCGCGGCTACCTCGGCCGCGCCGCCCTCACCGCCACCCGCTTCACCGCCGACCCCTTCGCTGGCGGCGGGGCCCGCATGTACCGCACCGGCGACCTGGTCCGCCAGGACGCCGACGGCACCCTGCGCTACGTCGCACGCGCCGACCAGCAGATCAAACTGCGCGGCCACCGCATCGAACCCGCCGAGATCGAAACGGTTCTGCGCGACCACCCCGCGGTGCGCGCCGCCTGCGTCCTCGTCCGCGAGGACCTGCCCGGCGACCGCACCCTCACCGCCTACGTCGTCCTCGCGCCCGGCGAGTCCCCGGACCCCGGCCTGCTCGCCGCACACGTCGGCCGGCACCTGCCCGCCTACATGGTGCCCGCCGTGATCCAGCCGCTGGACGTCCTCCCGCTCACCCCCAACGGCAAGATCGACCGGGCCGCCCTGCCCGCCCCCACCGCCCCGCGCACGGCGGCGGGCCGGGCCCCGCGCAGCGCCATGGAGGAGATCCTCGCCGGACTCTTCGCCGACGTCCTCGGCCTGGACCGGGTCGGCACCGACGACAGCTTCTTCGCCCTGGGCGGCCACTCCCTGCTCGCCACCCGCCTCGTCGGCCGCATCCGCACCGCCCTGCACACCGAGACCGACATCCGCACCCTCTTCGAACACCCCACCGTCGCCGCGCTCGCCACCGCCCTGGAAGGCGCCGAGGGCGGCACCCGCCCCCCGCTCGTACCGCAGCCGCGCCCCGCCGAACTGCCCCTGTCCTACGCCCAGCAGCGGCTCTGGTTCCTGCACCGGCTCGACGGGCCGTCCGCCACCTACAACATCCCGCTCGCCGCGCGCATCGACGGACCGCTCGACGCCGACGCCCTGTGCACCGCCGTCGCCGACCTCATCGCCCGGCACACCGCCCTGCGCACCGTCTTCCCCGAGGGCGAGAACGGGCCCCGCCAGCACATCACCGAGCCCGACGACGTCCTCATCCCCTTCGCCATGGAGAGCGTCGAGGAGGCGAAGCTGCGCGACCGCGTCGCCGCCGCCACCGCCGAGGCCATCGACATCGAGCACAGCCTGCCGCTGCGGGCCACCCTGCTCCGACTGGCCCCCGACGCCCACGTCCTGGTGCTCGTCGTCCACCACATCGCCGCCGACGGCACATCCCTGGCCCCCCTCGCGCACGACCTGGGCCTCGCCTACCGGGCCCGCGTCCGCGGCGAGGCACCGTCCTGGGCGCCGCTGCCCGTCGACTACGCCGACCACACCCTGTGGCAGCGCGACCTCCTCGGCGACGAACAGGACCCCGACAGCCTCGTGTGCCGCCAGCTCAGCCACTGGAAGCACGCGCTGGCCGGTCTCCCCGAGGCGGTCGAACTCCCCCGGGACCGGCCGCGCCCCGCCACCTCACGGCACACCGGCGCCACCCTCGGCTTCACCGTCGACCGCGCCACCACCCGCCGGATCACGGAGCTGGCCCGCGCCTGCGGCTCCAGCGCCTTCATGGTCCTCCAGGCCGCCCTGGCGACCGTCCTCTCCCGGCACGGCGCCGGCGACGACATCCCGCTGGGCACGGCCGTCGCCGGACGCACCGACGAGGCGGCGACCGGACTCGTCGGCTTCTTCGTCAACACCCTCGTCCTGCGCACCGACCTCTCCGGCGACCCCACCTTCCGCGAACTCCTCGGCCGCGTCCGGGAATTCGACCTCGCCGCCTACGCCCACCAGGACGTGCCCTTCGAGCGGCTGGTCGAACTCCTCAACCCCGCCCGCGCCCAGAGCCACCACCCGCTCTTCCAGACCATGCTCGTTCTGCAGAACCAGGGACCCGCCGCCCTGGACCTGCCCGGCCTCACCGTCACCGGAGTGCCCGCCGAGGCCGAGGTCAGCAAGTTCGACCTGTCCTTCGCCTTCACCGAGCGCCACGACGGGAGCGGCGCCCTCGACGGCATGCGGGCCACCGTCGACTACGCCACCGAACTCTTCGACGAGGACACCGTCCGGCACCTCGCCGACCGCCTCGTCCTCCTGCTCGACGCCGTCACCGCCGACCCGGACCGCCCCCTGCACACCTACGACCTGCTCAGCCCCGCCGAACACGCCCGGCTCACCGACCTCGGCACCGGCCCCGCCGGCGACCTGCCCCCCACCACGGTCCCCGCCCTCTTCGAGGAATGGGCCCGGCGCACCCCCGGAGCCCCGGCCGTCCGCGACGCCCGCACCACCCTCACCTACGCCGAACTCGACGCCCGCGCCGACGCCCTCGCCCGCCACCTCACCGACCGGGGCGTGGGCCCCGAGGACCGGGTGGCCGTCGCCCTGCCCCGCACCCACCAGCTCGTCGTCGCCCTGCTCGCCGTCCTCAAGGCCGGCGCCGCCTATCTGCCGCTGGACCCGGACTACCCCGCCCAGCGCCTGTCCTACATGCTCGACGACGCCCGCCCCCGGCTCCTGCTCACCACCCCCGAACTCCACCGCGGCCTCCCGCCGCACACGGTGCCCCACCTGTACACCGACGACCTCGGCCCGGCCGCCCCGGCAGCCGCGCCCGCCCGCCCCCGCCTCGACCCGGCCCACCCCGCGTACGTCATCTACACCTCCGGCTCCACCGGACGGCCCAAGGGCGTCGTCGTCACCCACCGGGGCGTCCGCGCCATGGCCGGGACGCAGGCCGAACGGCTGAACGCCGGACCGGGCAGCAGGGTGCTGCACATGGCGTCCGTCAGCTTCGACGCCGCGTTCTGGGAGCTGTGCATGGGGCTGCTCACCGGCGCCTGCCTGGAGATCGACACCCGCGACGCCCTGCTGCCCGGCCCCGCCCTGGCCGGACTCGTCCGCGAACGGGGCGTCACCCACCTCACCATCCCGCCCGCCGCCCTCGCCGTGATGCCCCCGGACTCCCTGCCCACCGGCCTCACCATGGTCCTCGCCGGCGAGGCGTGCCCGCCCGCCCTCGTGCACACCTGGGCCCGGGACCGCGACCTCGTCAACGCCTACGGCCCGACCGAGACCACCGTCTGCGCCACCATGAGCGCCCCCCAGCACGCCCGGGGCCCGCTCGCCCCCGACCGCACCGTCCCGATCGGCGCCCCCGTGGCCGGCACCCGCGTCCACATCCTCGACCGGTGGCTCGAACCCGTGCCGCCGGGCGTCACCGGCGAGCTGTACATCTCCGGCGAAGGCGTCGCCCGCGGCTACCTCGGCCGGGCCGGCCTCACCGCGTCCCGCTTCGTCGCCGACCCGTTCGACCGCGCGGGCGGGCGCATGTACCGCACCGGGGACCTGGTCCGCCGCACGCCGGACGGGCGCCTCCTCTACGTCTCCCGCGTGGACGACCAGGTCAAGCTGCGCGGCTTCCGCATCGAACTCGGCGAGATCGAGGCCGCCCTCACCGCACACCCCGCCGTCGCCGCCGCCTGCGTCACCGTCCGCGAGGACCGCCCCGGCGACCGGCGCCTGGTCGCCTACACCGTCCCGGCCGAAGGCGCCGCCCCCGGCTGGGCCGAACTGCGCGCCCACCTCGCCGGCAGCCTGCCCGAGCACATGATCCCCGCCGCCCACGTCCGGCTCGACGCCCTGCCCGTGACGCCCAACGGCAAGACCGACCGGCGCGCCCTGCCCGCACCCGACCACCGGGCCACCGCGCCCGGACGCGCCCCGCGCACCGCCCGCGAGCGCGCCCTGTGCGAGGTGTTCGCCCAGACCCTCGGCGTTCCCGAGGTCGGCGTCACCGACGACTTCTTCGCCCTCGGCGGCCACTCCCTGCTGGCCGTGACCCTGGCCCGCCGCATCGGGGAACGCTGCGGCCGGCGTCCGTCGCTGCGCGCCCTGTTCGCCACCCCCACCGTCGAAGGCGTGGACCGCCTGCTCGGCAGCGCGCCGGGGGAGGAGGAGCCCGAGGAGGCGGCGGCCCCGGACCTCGCCGCCGAGGTCCGGCTCGCCCCCGACATCACCGCCGCGCGCCGGCCCACGGACCCCGGAGCCGACCCGGCGCGCCGCCCCGCACGCCCCTCCGCCCGGCCGCTGCTCACCGGCGCCTCCGGCTTCCTCGGCGCCTTCCTGCTGCGGGACCTCATCGAGGCGGCGGACGGACCGGTCGACTGCCTGGTCCGCGCCGCGAGCCCCGACAGCGCGGCCCAGCGCATCCGGGCGAACCTGGAGCACTACGGCCTCTGGCGCCCCCGGTACGCGGACCTGATCCACCCCGTCCCCGGCGACCTCGCCGCCCCCGGCCTCGGCCTCGCGGCGGACGAGCGCACCGCACTCGCCCGCCGCCTGGGACCCGTCCTGCACAACGGCGCACGGGTCAACTTCGCCGCTCCGTACGGCGATCTGCGCGCGCCCAACGTGGCCGGCACCGAGGAACTGCTGCGCCTCCTCGCGGACTCCGGCTCGCCCGGCCTGCACTACGTCTCCACCACCGGCGTGTACGCCCCGTCGCGCGGCACGGACCCCGAACCGCTCACCGAGTCGTCCCCGACCGGCCCGGCGGAGGAGCTGCCCGACGGCTACTCCCGGACGAAGTGGGTCGCCGAACAGCTCGTCGGCCTCGCCCGCGAACGCGGCCTGCCGGTGACCGTCCACCGCCCCGGCCGCATCAGCGGAGACACCGCGACCGGTGCCTGCCAGGACCGCGACCTGCTCTGGCAGCTCATCAAGGGCTGCCTCCAGGCCGGGGCCGTGCCGGACCTGGCGCACGGGACGACCGACTGGGTGCCGGTGGACTATGTCGCCGCCGCCATCGCCGCGCTCGCCACCGCCGACCGGGTCGCCGAACAGGCGTACCACTACACCAACCCGGAGGCGCCGTCTCTCGACCGCGTGTTCGAGGTGGCGGGTCGCCTCGGGTACGCGCTGCGGCCGGTGAGCCCCGAGGAGTGGCGGGCCTGCGTCGCCGAGCACCCGGACAACGCCGCGCAGCTCTTCCTGGGCGACGACGGGCAGGCCGGCGAGGACGACGCGGACCACCGCCGCTTCGACTCCGGCCGCACGGAACGCGCCGCGGCCGCGGCCGGGGTATGCCGACCGCCCCTCACCGACGACGTCCTGACGCGCTATCTGACGTACTTCCAGGTCACCGGCTTCCTCCCGGCGCCGGGGGAGACCGGCCTGTCCTGA